CCCGACCTGCCCTACGGCGCCGAGGCGTCCGCGGCCTGGCGCGCTGCCGGCAACGGCCCGCAGCCGCTGGCGCAGAACTGCTCCGGCAAGCACGCGGCGATGCTCGCCGCCTGCGTGGCCGCGGGCTGGGACACCGGCACCTACCTCGACGTCGGGCACCCGCTCCAGCGCCAGGTCCGGGCGACGGTGGCGGACCTGGGCTCGAGCGCCCACAACCTGACCACCGTGGACGGGTGCGGAGCGCCGCTGCACTCGCTGCCCCTGTCGGGCCTGGCGAAGGCCTTCGGCCGCATCGCCGCGGCGCCCGAGCGGGCGCCCGGCAGCGCCGAGGCGGCGGTCGCCCGCGCCATGAGCAGCCACCCCGAGATGGTCGGCGGCACGGGGCGCGACGTGACGGCGCTCATGGCGGCCGTCCCCGGTCTCGTGGCCAAGGACGGCGCGGACGGCGTGTACGCCGTCGGCCTCCCCGACGGCCGCGGAGCGGCGCTGAAGGTGCTCGACGGCTCCGACCGCCCCCGCCCGGCGGTGGTGGTCGCCCTGCTGAGGCTGCTCGACGTCACGGCGCCCGCGCTCGACGAGCTCGGGCGGGTGCCGGTGCTCGGGCACGGCCGCCCGGTGGGCGCGGTCCGCGCGCTGCTGCCCGACCCGCTGCCCGCGGCGCCGCCGCCGGCGGCGCGGGCCCTGCCGGAGGGCCTGCTGTGAGCGGGGGCGTCCAGCGGTGAGGGCGGTGGTGCAGCGCGCCTCCTCGGGGCGCGTGGTGGTGGACGGCGAGGAGGTGGCCGCCCTCGACGGCCCCGGTCTCGTGGTGCTCGTGGGGGTCTCGGTCGACGACGGGCCGGACGACGCCGCCCAGGTGGCCCGCAAGGTGGCCGACCTGCGGGTGCTGCGCGGAGAGCTGTCCGCCGTCGACGCCGGCGCCCCCGTCATCGTGGTCAGCCAGTTCACGCTGCTCGCCGACACCCGCAAGGGGCGGCGCCCCACGTGGGCGGGGGCGGCCCGCGGCGACGTCGCCGAGCCGCTGGTCGCCGCCGTGGTCGAGGCGCTGCGCGAGCGCGGCCTGAGGGTCGGCACGGGGGTCTTCGGAGCCGACATGGCGGTGGAGCTGGTGAACGACGGTCCGATCACGATCCTGCTCGACACGCGCTCACCCGGGTAGGTCGCACCACCGCTCCACCTACGATCGGGTGGTGGACCTCATCGCCTCCGGTCAGGGCTTCATCCTCCTCGTGCTCGGCGTCGCCGCGCTCGGCCTGGAGGTCTGGGCACTGGTCCAGGCCATCAGGTTCCGCAAGGACGCCTACCCGGCGGCCGGGAAGCAGACCAAGGTGCTGTGGGTGACGCTCACCGCGGTCGGCGCGGCCGTCGGCTTCGTCTCGCTGGGCAACCCGCTCGGCTTCCTGTCGATCATCGCCGTCGCGATCGCCGCGATCTTCCTCGTGAGCGTCCTCCCGGCGCTGCGCTCGGTGCAGGGCCCCGGCGGCCGCACCTCGAACGGGCCGTACGGCGGCTGGTGACCCCCGGCGCCGATGCCGGCGCCTGAGCTACAGGCCGACGGACGCGGCGGCCACGGCCACCTCGCCGAGCCGCCACCTCGCGGGGCGCCCCTGCACGGGCCACCCCGCCTCCCGCACGCGGGCCACCGCGGCGGCGAACCGCTGCCGCGCCCCGAACACCGCCAGCGGCGCCTCCCTGGCCCACGCGTCGTCCAGCGCCGCGAGCCACGCGTGCACCGGCTCACCCGGCACGTTCCGCTCGATGAGCGCCTTGGGCAGGCGCTCGGCCACCGCCCCCGGGCGCTCCAGACCGGCGAGGCGCAGCGACAGCACCAGAGAGCGCGGCGCGCCGTCGTCGTCGACGACGACCCAGGCGGCCCGCCGCCCGACCTCGTCGCACGTGGCGTCCAGGAGCAGGCCCCCCGGCGCCAGCCGCGACGCCACGAGCCGCCAGGCGGGCCCCACCTCCTCGACCGGGTACTGGCGCAGCACGTTGGCCGCGCGCACCACCACCGGCCGCCGCCCGCCCAGCACCCCCGGGGCCCCCAGCTCGAAGCCGCCGACGGCGAAGCGCACGCCCGTCCCGGCCAGGCCGGCGCGCCGCAGCCCCTCGGTGGCGGCGCTCACGCGCTCGGGGTCGATCTCGAGCCCCACCACGTCCACGTCGGGGCGCACCACCCGCAGGCGCGCGGCCAGCTCCGCGGTGGTCGTGTGGGAGGCGCCGTAGCCGAGGTCGACCACGAGGGGGTCGTCCGCGGAGCGCAGCAGCGAGGCCCCGGGTCCGACGAGCCACCTGTCGAGGCGCCGCAGCCGGTTGGTGCCCGTGGTGCCGCGGGTGGGCCTGCCCACCGGGCGCCGCGGGGCGGGCGAGGCTGGCACGCGCACGCATGCTGCCAGGGGGTGGCCGACGAGCTGCGACGGGCAGGGGTGCGCGCGGGGTGGTCCGGTCGGGCTCGACCGGTTGGGCGCGGGAGCCGCGCGTGGGTACCGTCGCGGCGTGCCCTCCCGCCGCAGCCGCCAGCGCGCCGCGGCCGGCGCACCGCCCCGGCGCGTGGCGATGGTCAGCATGCACACCTCACCGCTGGACCAGCCCGGCACCGGAGACGCGGGAGGGCTCAACGTCTACGTGGTCGAGCTCGCCTGCGAGCTGGCCCGCCGCGGCACCGAGGTGGAGGTCTTCACCCGCGCCCGCTCCTCCGCGGCCCCGCCCGAGGTGGAGCTGGCGCCCGGCGTGCTGGTCCGCCACGTGCCCGCCGGGCCGTTCGAGGGCCTGGCCAAGGAGGACCTGCCCGCGCAGATGTGCACCTTCGCTGCGGGGGTGCTGCGCACCGAGGCGCGACGCGACGCCGGCTGGTACGACCTCGTGCACTCCCACTACTGGCTGTCCGGGCAGGTGGCCGACCTCGCCGCTGACCGCTGGGGCGTGCCGCTGGTGCACACCGCCCACACGCTGGCCAAGGTCAAGAACGCCCACCTCGCCGCGGGAGACCTGCCCGAGCCGGCCTCCCGCGTCATCGGTGAGGAACAGGTGGTGGCCGCGGCCGACCGGCTCATCGCCAACACGGACGACGAGGCCCGCGACCTCGTGGAGCGCTACGGCGCGGCGCCCGAGCGGGTGGACGTGGTGCCGCCGGGGGTGGACCTGCTCCGGTTCTCCCCGGGGGCCGGCGAGGACCGCGGGCGGGGCGCCGCCCGCGCGCTGCTGGGACTGCCGCCCGAAGCGCTCGTCATGGTGTTCGCCGGTCGCGTGCAGCCCCTGAAGGCCCCTGACGTGCTGCTGCGCGCCGCGGCCGAGCTGCTGCGCCGCGAGGGCGCCGCCCTGCGCCACCGGCTCGTGGTGGCCGTGGTGGGCGGCAGGTCCGGCGTGGGGGGCCACGCCCAGGACCTCGAGGGCCTGGCGCGCACCCTGGGGCTCGCGGGCGTGCCGGGCGTGCCCGACGTGGTGAGGTTCGAGCCGCCCGCCTCCCGCGACCGCCTGCCCGAGTGGTTCCGTGCCGCCGACCTCGTGGCGGTGCCGAGCTACAACGAGTCGTTCGGGCTGGTGGCCCTGGAGGCGCAGGCGTGCGGCACACCGGTGGTGGCGGCGCGCGTGGGCGGGCTGGTCACGGCTGTGGCCGACGGCACCTCCGGCGTGCTCGTCGACGGGCACGACCCGCGCGCGTGGGCCGAGGCCCTGCAGCGCCTCGCCGCCGACCCCGGCGAGCGGGAGCGGCTCGCGGGCGGGGCGCGGGCCCACGCCGAGCGCTTCGGCTGGGGCGCCAGCGCCGAGGGGGTGCTGCGCAGCTACGTCGCGGCGCTCGAGCGCCGCCGGCGCAGCTGCGCCTGACCGGTCCGGGACGAGGGCCCGACCCCGT
This portion of the Quadrisphaera setariae genome encodes:
- a CDS encoding asparaginase yields the protein MTPTLDLSLAGLAVPLAAVVRGPLVESVHLGHLAVTGPDGEAVAGLGDPHARVWPRSSLKPLQAVAALQAGLDLAGDDDRSRRLLALACSSHSGEQRHLDGVLELLAGAGLGPSALRGTPDLPYGAEASAAWRAAGNGPQPLAQNCSGKHAAMLAACVAAGWDTGTYLDVGHPLQRQVRATVADLGSSAHNLTTVDGCGAPLHSLPLSGLAKAFGRIAAAPERAPGSAEAAVARAMSSHPEMVGGTGRDVTALMAAVPGLVAKDGADGVYAVGLPDGRGAALKVLDGSDRPRPAVVVALLRLLDVTAPALDELGRVPVLGHGRPVGAVRALLPDPLPAAPPPAARALPEGLL
- a CDS encoding DUF2516 family protein produces the protein MDLIASGQGFILLVLGVAALGLEVWALVQAIRFRKDAYPAAGKQTKVLWVTLTAVGAAVGFVSLGNPLGFLSIIAVAIAAIFLVSVLPALRSVQGPGGRTSNGPYGGW
- a CDS encoding class I SAM-dependent methyltransferase, with amino-acid sequence MPASPAPRRPVGRPTRGTTGTNRLRRLDRWLVGPGASLLRSADDPLVVDLGYGASHTTTAELAARLRVVRPDVDVVGLEIDPERVSAATEGLRRAGLAGTGVRFAVGGFELGAPGVLGGRRPVVVRAANVLRQYPVEEVGPAWRLVASRLAPGGLLLDATCDEVGRRAAWVVVDDDGAPRSLVLSLRLAGLERPGAVAERLPKALIERNVPGEPVHAWLAALDDAWAREAPLAVFGARQRFAAAVARVREAGWPVQGRPARWRLGEVAVAAASVGL
- the dtd gene encoding D-aminoacyl-tRNA deacylase — encoded protein: MRAVVQRASSGRVVVDGEEVAALDGPGLVVLVGVSVDDGPDDAAQVARKVADLRVLRGELSAVDAGAPVIVVSQFTLLADTRKGRRPTWAGAARGDVAEPLVAAVVEALRERGLRVGTGVFGADMAVELVNDGPITILLDTRSPG
- the mshA gene encoding D-inositol-3-phosphate glycosyltransferase, whose translation is MVSMHTSPLDQPGTGDAGGLNVYVVELACELARRGTEVEVFTRARSSAAPPEVELAPGVLVRHVPAGPFEGLAKEDLPAQMCTFAAGVLRTEARRDAGWYDLVHSHYWLSGQVADLAADRWGVPLVHTAHTLAKVKNAHLAAGDLPEPASRVIGEEQVVAAADRLIANTDDEARDLVERYGAAPERVDVVPPGVDLLRFSPGAGEDRGRGAARALLGLPPEALVMVFAGRVQPLKAPDVLLRAAAELLRREGAALRHRLVVAVVGGRSGVGGHAQDLEGLARTLGLAGVPGVPDVVRFEPPASRDRLPEWFRAADLVAVPSYNESFGLVALEAQACGTPVVAARVGGLVTAVADGTSGVLVDGHDPRAWAEALQRLAADPGERERLAGGARAHAERFGWGASAEGVLRSYVAALERRRRSCA